One segment of Chionomys nivalis chromosome 1, mChiNiv1.1, whole genome shotgun sequence DNA contains the following:
- the Rasgef1a gene encoding ras-GEF domain-containing family member 1A isoform X1: protein MFLEPQEAMPQTSVVFSSILGPNCNRQVQPGMGERGGGASNDSRDLIFQDGRLTSGSLEALMEHLVPTMDYYPDRTYIFTFLLSSRVFMPPHDLLARVGQICLEQRQHLEAGSEKAKLKSFSTKIVQLLKEWTEAFPYDFQDEKAMAELKAIAHRVTQCDEENGTVKKAIAQMIQSLLLSLAARSQLQELREKLRSPVVDKGPILKAKPPAAQKDILGVCSDPLVLAQQLTHIELERVNSIRPEDLMQIISHMDSLDNHRCRGDMTKTYSLEAYDNWFNCLSMLVATEVCRVVKKKHRTRMLEFFIDVARECFNIGNFNSMMAIISGMNLSPVARLKKTWSKVKTAKFDVLEHHMDPSSNFCNYRTALQGATQRSQTANSSREKIVIPVFNLFVKDIYFLHKIHTNHLPNGHINFKKFWEISRQIHEFMTWTQVECPFEKDKKIQSYLLTAPIYSEEALFIASFESEGPENHMEKDSWKALRTTLLNRA, encoded by the exons GAAGCTATGCCCCAGACATCTGTGGTCTTCTCCAGCATCCTTGGGCCCAACTGTAACAGACAGGTGCAGCCCGGcatgggggagagaggaggtggggccAGCAATGACTCCAGGGACCTCATTTTCCAAGATGGACGCCTCACTTCTGGATCCTTGGAGGCCCTGATGGAGCACCTGGTCCCAACGATGGACTATTACCCTGAT AGGACATACATCTTCACGTTTCTCCTGAGTTCTCGCGTCTTCATGCCCCCTCATGATCTTCTGGCCCGAGTAGGGCAGATCTGCCTGGAGCAGAGGCAGCATCTGGAGGCTGGGTCTGAGAAG GCCAAGCTGAAGTCCTTCTCTACCAAGATTGTGCAGCTGTTGAAGGAGTGGACAGAGGCCTTCCCTTATGACTTCCAGGATGAAAAGGCCATGGCTGAACTGAAGGCCATTGCGCACCGGGTCACTCAGTGCGATGAG GAGAATGGCACAGTGAAGAAAGCCATTGCCCAAATGATACAAAGTTTGCTGCTGTCCCTGGCTGCCCGAAGCCAGCTCCAGGAGCTTCGAGAGAAGCTCCGGTCACCGGTCGTGGACAAAGGGCCTATCCTTAAGGCCAAGCCACCGGCCGCCCAGAAAGACATCCTGGGTGTGTGCAGTGACCCCCTGGTGCTGGCCCAGCAGCTGACTCACATCGAACTG GAGAGGGTCAATAGCATCCGCCCCGAGGACCTCATGCAGATCATCAGCCACATGGACTCCTTGGACAACCACAGG TGCCGAGGAGACATGACTAAGACCTACAGTCTAGAGGCCTATGACAACTGGTTCAACTGCTTGAGCATGCTGGTGGCTACCGAGGTGTGCCGG GTGGTAAAGAAGAAACACCGGACCCGCATGCTGGAGTTCTTCATTGATGTAGCCCGAGAATGCTTCAACATCGGGAACTTCAACTCCATGATGGCCATTATAT CTGGCATGAACCTCAGTCCAGTGGCACGGCTGAAGAAGACATGGTCCAAAGTCAAGACAGCCAAGTTTGACGTCTTGGAG CATCATATGGACCCCTCCAGCAACTTCTGCAACTACCGCACAGCCCTACAGGGGGCAACACAGAGGTCCCAGACAGCCAACAGCAGTCGGGAGAAGATTGTCATACCTGTGTTCAACCTCTTTGTGAAGGACATCTACTTTCTGCACAAAATCCACACCAATCACCTGCCCAATGGGCATATTAACTTCAAA aaatTTTGGGAAATTTCCAGACAGATCCATGAGTTCATGACATGGACACAGGTAGAGTGTCCCTTTGAGAAGGACAAGAAGATTCAGAGTTACCTGCTCACGGCACCCATCTACAGCGAGGAAG CTCTCTTCATCGCCTCCTTTGAAAGCGAAGGTCCTGAGAACCACATGGAGAAGGACAGCTGGAAGGCGCTCAG GACCACCCTGCTTAACAGAGCCTAA
- the Rasgef1a gene encoding ras-GEF domain-containing family member 1A isoform X2, producing the protein MPQTSVVFSSILGPNCNRQVQPGMGERGGGASNDSRDLIFQDGRLTSGSLEALMEHLVPTMDYYPDRTYIFTFLLSSRVFMPPHDLLARVGQICLEQRQHLEAGSEKAKLKSFSTKIVQLLKEWTEAFPYDFQDEKAMAELKAIAHRVTQCDEENGTVKKAIAQMIQSLLLSLAARSQLQELREKLRSPVVDKGPILKAKPPAAQKDILGVCSDPLVLAQQLTHIELERVNSIRPEDLMQIISHMDSLDNHRCRGDMTKTYSLEAYDNWFNCLSMLVATEVCRVVKKKHRTRMLEFFIDVARECFNIGNFNSMMAIISGMNLSPVARLKKTWSKVKTAKFDVLEHHMDPSSNFCNYRTALQGATQRSQTANSSREKIVIPVFNLFVKDIYFLHKIHTNHLPNGHINFKKFWEISRQIHEFMTWTQVECPFEKDKKIQSYLLTAPIYSEEALFIASFESEGPENHMEKDSWKALRTTLLNRA; encoded by the exons ATGCCCCAGACATCTGTGGTCTTCTCCAGCATCCTTGGGCCCAACTGTAACAGACAGGTGCAGCCCGGcatgggggagagaggaggtggggccAGCAATGACTCCAGGGACCTCATTTTCCAAGATGGACGCCTCACTTCTGGATCCTTGGAGGCCCTGATGGAGCACCTGGTCCCAACGATGGACTATTACCCTGAT AGGACATACATCTTCACGTTTCTCCTGAGTTCTCGCGTCTTCATGCCCCCTCATGATCTTCTGGCCCGAGTAGGGCAGATCTGCCTGGAGCAGAGGCAGCATCTGGAGGCTGGGTCTGAGAAG GCCAAGCTGAAGTCCTTCTCTACCAAGATTGTGCAGCTGTTGAAGGAGTGGACAGAGGCCTTCCCTTATGACTTCCAGGATGAAAAGGCCATGGCTGAACTGAAGGCCATTGCGCACCGGGTCACTCAGTGCGATGAG GAGAATGGCACAGTGAAGAAAGCCATTGCCCAAATGATACAAAGTTTGCTGCTGTCCCTGGCTGCCCGAAGCCAGCTCCAGGAGCTTCGAGAGAAGCTCCGGTCACCGGTCGTGGACAAAGGGCCTATCCTTAAGGCCAAGCCACCGGCCGCCCAGAAAGACATCCTGGGTGTGTGCAGTGACCCCCTGGTGCTGGCCCAGCAGCTGACTCACATCGAACTG GAGAGGGTCAATAGCATCCGCCCCGAGGACCTCATGCAGATCATCAGCCACATGGACTCCTTGGACAACCACAGG TGCCGAGGAGACATGACTAAGACCTACAGTCTAGAGGCCTATGACAACTGGTTCAACTGCTTGAGCATGCTGGTGGCTACCGAGGTGTGCCGG GTGGTAAAGAAGAAACACCGGACCCGCATGCTGGAGTTCTTCATTGATGTAGCCCGAGAATGCTTCAACATCGGGAACTTCAACTCCATGATGGCCATTATAT CTGGCATGAACCTCAGTCCAGTGGCACGGCTGAAGAAGACATGGTCCAAAGTCAAGACAGCCAAGTTTGACGTCTTGGAG CATCATATGGACCCCTCCAGCAACTTCTGCAACTACCGCACAGCCCTACAGGGGGCAACACAGAGGTCCCAGACAGCCAACAGCAGTCGGGAGAAGATTGTCATACCTGTGTTCAACCTCTTTGTGAAGGACATCTACTTTCTGCACAAAATCCACACCAATCACCTGCCCAATGGGCATATTAACTTCAAA aaatTTTGGGAAATTTCCAGACAGATCCATGAGTTCATGACATGGACACAGGTAGAGTGTCCCTTTGAGAAGGACAAGAAGATTCAGAGTTACCTGCTCACGGCACCCATCTACAGCGAGGAAG CTCTCTTCATCGCCTCCTTTGAAAGCGAAGGTCCTGAGAACCACATGGAGAAGGACAGCTGGAAGGCGCTCAG GACCACCCTGCTTAACAGAGCCTAA